In Deltaproteobacteria bacterium, the genomic stretch GCGTCAACACTTGGCGATTGGTGGCGCCAAGGGCTTTAAGAATTGAAATATCACGCTGCCTCTGACTTACGGCCACGAAGATTGTCGTCAAGATGTTGAACCCGGCGACGCCAGCGATCAAACCGGTAATGAGGAGAATCACCACCCGCTCCATCTGCATAGCCTCAAACAGCGGACGGTTAAACGACTGCCACTCCTTAATGGACAGTGTGTACTTGGCACTCATCTGCTCAGCGATCTTTGGGCTGTCCCACGGCTTTTCGAGGCCGATCTCAAGTCCGGTCACCTTCTTGCCCATGTTAAAGAACCGTTGTGCGGTCGGCAGGCTCATCAACACTAGCTTATTGTCGTAGTGCTTAAGTCCAGAATCGTACACCCCGACGACCTTAAACGGCTTCATCGCGGCCAAACTCTCCTTAGTCGGCTCAACTAGCTCGATGGTGTCACCGACCTTGGCCGAGAGTAGCGACAGCAATCCAGACCCAATGATGACGCTGGGCAGCTCAGGTGGAGCCTTGCCAGTGGCTGCGTCAGAGATCTCCTGCTGCAGGATGTCTATCGCCCCTTTAGGTCTTGTAATCGGTGCCAAACTCTGGACGCTCTCGCGCATCTTAGGATCGGTGCCACGGACAAGGACACCGTGAAGAATAGAATCTTTGCGTGCCATCGTCTCGTAATGCACAAACAGCGAGACCCCAGTCACCACATTCTTAAAGTCTTTGTTGATATCCTCGATCCAATGATCACCGTTGGATATCCCGTGAGGAAAGCGGTAGGCCATGATGTGTGCATTGGCCTCAAGAAAACGCCGCCTTAGTTCACTCTCGAAGCCGTTAATGACCGACCAAACCACAATCATGGCTGCCACGCCGATGGCCACTCCGGCTATGGTCAGCACTGAGATCCAGGAGAAGAAACGGTTATCACGTCCCGCCTGCATGTAACGTTTGGCAATGAAAGTGGTAACAGACATGCTTTTACTCGAAAAAATATGTGTCAGTGCCTCCCTACCATAGCACTGCAGGCTTTTTTGCAGAAGCATAATCCCGAGGTCTCCTTTAGACTTGGCAGAGCTACCTCGGTCGGGTAGTTGGAATTGTGGTCGTCCATCCGTTTTGAACAAAGACAGAGCCTGATGGCAACAGCACTTGATGATGTGTATCGCGGTATGGGACCCCGAGATCTCATAGGCAAGCCCTATGCACGATATTGGAATCCCACCATGGCTCCCGAAAGAGCGGAAGTCACTGCAGCATTGGCTGCGGGATTTCAGGCGCCGGAGCGTGCTTTAGAGTTTAGTGATGCTGCTAAGTTGCAAGCCGCCCCGGATGAGCAACGTTATTTTGAGACCGGTTATGCCCGGCTTAGGTCAGGTAGTTACTACGTGGCCGTGGAGACGCCCATGCCTGGGGTCACTGGCAAGATGCTGCTCTGGTGGTTTGGTTGGCATGGCGAAGAGACGCAGCGCTATAAACTTTGGCATCCCAAGGACCACTTGTCAGTTAGGACTCGTGTTAACAGAGCTGCTCATCTCTACAATGGAGCATGGACGCGACACTTAGGGATTGTGTCCCATGTTAAAGAGTACGTTGGATCAGAGTTGCAAAGTCTAGCCATTGCTTTTGCGCCTCCGGAGGCGTTTGGCCTCTCTGAGACTTCGAGGGAAGCCGCCGGTATTGAGGCCGCTATCTGCGCGCGGATTGGTTACTCCCGCGGGCCACTGGCGTTTGGCAATCTGGTGCATCTCGTGCAAAGAACAGAGTCGGGTGCGATGGTGATGCGTAGCCGCTTTTGGTTAGGCGATGTGACGCTCGGACCTGTCGCCGCTGGGAGGGGGATTCGACTTCTAATCGGCAGCATGATTGCCAGGAGGTTTAAAATCACCGAGTCTCAGGTGCGGGCTTTGCTCACGCATTGTGCTGCGGAGATGCAACACCTGGCCAGCTTCCTCCCCAACCTTTACCAGGAACTAGGGCCTCGATGAGCGAAGCTTTGCCACACGTTTTAGTATTTTTTGATGGTGACTGCGTGACCTGTCACCGTGCGGTCATGTTTCTCATGAGGCGCCGGGCGCGGCAGCGATTTCGCTTTGTGTCTTTACACCTACTGGCCGGGACGTCTTGGGAGCAGGCCATCAAGCAGCAGCTGGACTTGGATCTTACCTCGAGCATCGTCGTAGCTAAAGATGGCCAATTGATGGCCAGGTCGGCAGCGGTATTTTGCTTGATTGGTGAACTTGGTTGGCCGTGGCGCCTATTGCTAGTTGGGCGGATCGTGCCTCGGTTTTTGCGTGACGGAATTTATGATGCCTTTGCCAAAGTCCGTTACCGCGTCTTCGGCAAAGCGCCGTTAGCTACTTTTTGCGAGCCACTGCCGCCGGAGCTACGGCAGCTGGTGTTGACCGAGGTGCCAAGGGCAATAAGTTTGCAGTAACTGACTTGGAGTGAATCTTCGTGAACATACTTGTATTCGGTGCTGGGGCAGTTGGTATCACCTTTGGCACCGCCCTGGTTGTGGCCGGCGATGCCGTAACGATGTTAGCGCGCGGTGCAATCGCTGATGAGCTTCGGTCTCAAGGTATGGGCTTCGGCGGTGTCGTCGGTAGTCACCATATTGATCCCCACAAATTTAAGGTAGCTGACGGACTAGCCGCTGCCTTGACTGAATCGTACGACATGATCCTCTGCTGTACCAAAGTAGCCAACTTGACGTCTTGGCAAGACGATATTCTGACTCTGGCCCGCGCTAATCCGAAGGCTATGCTAGTGTTTATGCAAAACGGCTGGGGGATAAATGCGCATTTTGCTCATGAAATAGCCCCTGAGCGTATGGCTAATGCCGGTGTCCAGCTGGGAATCACACGCGCTAGCTTGACTCGTGTCCACATTAACTCAGCTGGAGACCCAAGCGACATCGGGCGGATCGGTTTTACCAGTAACCATGTCGTGCTTGATCAGCTGATTAGTCATATCAACGTGGGCGGCATATCCTGCCAATTTGCACCTGATATCGGTTCCGCGCTTTGGAAGAAGATGCTTTACAATTGTACGACCAACGCACCATCCGCGTTGCTCAATGTTGCTAATGGCGGCCTAGGTGGGACGGACGGCCGCGCTTTAATGGGGCTCATAGTAGGCGAGATTTATGGCGTCATTCACGCACTAGGTTATCACCCACCGGTCGCTTCACCGGGTGCTTTTGCTGATCTCATGATTAACGAGATGATCCCGTTAACCGCCGATCACATCTCTTCGATGTTACAGGATCGGCGACAGGGGAGACCTACTGAGATTGAGTTTCTAAACGGGGCCGTTGTCAAAGTTGCGGAGTCTTTCGGATTGCCCTGTTTCGCCAACAAGACGATTTATCACCTCGTAAGAATGATGCAGGGCAATGTGTAGAACGATCTCGTTAGTGAGTAGCGGCAGCATTTTTATAAACAAACTGAATCGACTTCTGGACCTGCGCTTGCAGCGTATTTTTGGCAATACTTGAGTAACCGTGATCATCGACAGTGATGTGTCCAATCATAATGACATAGCCTGATCCTCCAACGTCCAGTCCAGCCATCATGATTTGGTAATCCTTCATGGTTTCACGGCTTTGGTCGATAGTGGATAGGTAGAGAAAACGGTCGCTGCCAAGATCGTAATGATCAGCAACAAAACTATAGGAAGTCCTGACATTGACTACGACCACACGTTGTACCGAGGTTTCGTCGATCTTCCACCCCCTGATCCACTTAGGCGACGTATCCGGTGTCACTGGTGTGATGTTGACGGAGACTGGATTTGCTCCCTGAAAACGTATCAGATTGGACTCGTTGTCGATGTCACCTTGTTTAATCAACACTTGATCAAATTCGTGTCTAGCACTAATAGGCGTCTTGATAGCGATGCCGAATAGGTAGCTAACCGTGCCATTGCGGCCCACGATGGGAGCCAGTGCCACCGGAGTGGGATTACCATTGCCTGTGTAGGGTTTAGAGAGAAGATCTGCGAATGTAGCTTTAGCGCTACCGTCACTGCTACATATAGCATCCCATTGACTTTGATGGGTTGCAGATTGAGCCTTGGCAATGGCCACTGCACTGCTACACCAATCACTCGCCGCCGCGCTGATGGTTGCCAAAGAAAGATTCACTCCTGCGGGTGAGTCTGCATGGACTGCAAGAGCGCTTCCATCGGCGCCCGTCGTTGCTGTCTCCTTGTCGCTCCTCGACTTCCAGATTCCCGATGTGTTGCCACATCCAGTTAGCGTCACTAGTACCGCGCTAGCACAAACAACGCGCCATGTAGTCGCCATAACGTCACCCCCTCTCAATGTGTACCAATAAATGTGTCTGCTTAGGGATAGGTATCGGCGGTAGAAACATTAGATTGAGAGTGCTAGCGCCATGGCGATTTCCCTAACTTGGCAAAATCTCAGCTCTCCTGTCTGCCATGGGTGCTGAAATCTTTGGAAAATATCCCATTAATGTTTGGGTCTTAAGGTCTAGCCTCAAGTTTTGCTCCTCCCTGCCGATCCCCTTTATATAAGAACCGGACCTCCCGGCAAATGATTCCAGGCCCTTAACCGAGGCGCCTATGGCGAGAGTGGAAACTAAACAAGTGCGCATTATCTCAGTACTGGTGTCAGCACTGGTGATGGTTGTACTGGTCGTATTTAGTTCGGCTGTCGCGCGAGCGGAAGCCACCATTTATCCCCTCAGCTACTCGGGGCGATTGACACTTCCTGGTGGTGAGCCCATGCAAGGGCCTGTCGACATGCAGGTGAAGTTTTGGGATGCCGTGAGCGGTGGTAATCCGCTGGCGAGCGCGTTTCCATTTAATGCCGTCACTTTGAATCAAGGCGTATTTCAGATTCAAATACCGACAGGAAGTGACGACATCGCCGCTATCTTTGGTGACGGCACAAAGACCGTGTTTATCGAGGTGACTGCTAAAGGTGTCACTTATCCACGGCAAGAATTTAGCTATGTGCCACTAGCGCTGCGTGTACCAGTCGACATGAAGACGGTGGCCTTTGATAGCGACGGCAAACTCAAGGTGGTCATTCCGTCCCGTCCTTCTCTAGACAAAGTACTCAGCGTTGACAACGCCGGTAAGTTTGCCTGGGAATCGTTGGCTGTGAACTCCCTGCAAAATAAACCGGTGTCCCAGCAGGTACCGTCGTCTGGTCAGGTGCTGACTTACGACGGGAGTCAGTGGGTGCCGCAGACGGTAAATCACGGTGGGTCAGTCACGAGTACATCCATCACTGCAGGAGCGGGGTTGACTGGCGGGACCATCACTACCAGCGGCACGATTGGCCTAGCTCCCACTGGTGTTACTGCCGGGACATATGCGCGTGCTCTGGTGGTCGTTGATAGTACAGGGCGCATCACGAGTGCCAGTAGCGGTGCACCGATTGATCTTGCGAGTGATGTGGCAGGAGTCTTGCCGGTGGCCAAGGGGGGTACGGGCGCGGATCTCAGCAGCACCGGTGGAGCGCGGCAGTATCTAAAACAGGTGAGCGCAGGTGGTGTAGTCTCAGTCGGGACCATAGCCGCGGAGGATGTGACCCAGGCGCTTGGATATACGCCGCTCAATAAGGCAGGCGATACGCTGACTGGTGCTTTGACTCTGGGGTCGTATTCCACTGACCCAACAGGACTACAAGCTTCCGACAAAGGAAAAACCTGGTTCAATGCAACTACGAACCAGATTAAATATTGGGACGGGTCAGCTGCAGTAGCACTTGGTGTTGCTGGCTCTGGACTCACCAGTCTCAACGGCCAGTCCGGGAATACCCAAACATTCGCTACGCCAGTTGTGACTGGGAATGCTCCCGATTGGTCCTCATCCGGTAATACACATACGCTGAGTATCCCGCTGGCATCAGCTGCTAATGTGACAGCTGGTTTAATATCGAACGCAGATTACACGAATTTTAAAAACAAGGTTGCCGAAGTCGCGCAGGGCACAGGCATCGCCGTATCAACAGCCAGTGGCACGGCTACCGTTGGCTTAACTAACACAGCCGTCGTCGCAGGTAGCTACTCTAGGGCGAATATCACTGTCGATGCTCAGGGGCGTTTGACGGGAGCGATGAATGCTGCGGCGATCATCGATGCTGATATAGCGACGAATGCGTCGATTGCACAGGGCAAAATCTCAGGTCTCAGCACTTCACTAGCGGGTAAAGAAAACACCGTCTCTGCGGGCACCAGCACGCAGTACTACCGTGGCGATAAGTCGTGGCAGGAACTTAATACGTCCTCAGTCACTGAGAGTGGCACAAGCCTCTACTACAATGATGCTCGCACACGTAGCGCCCTGAGTGCCACGGGGCCTATCACCTACGGGGTGATGAGTGGGGCGATTGGTATCACGCAGGCTGGCAGCGCGGCTGACGGTTATCTTTCGTCCACGGACTGGAATGCGTTTAACGCGAAGCAAAATGCACTCGGTTATACACCACTCAATAAAGCTGGTGATACGCTGACCGGTACTTTAACCCTAGGCACTTACCCCACCGACCCAACCGGTTTAGTATCAGGTGACAAAGGTAAAACTTGGTTTAATTCAAACACGAACCAGATTAAATACTGGGATGGATCTAGTGCATTAGCACTTGGTGTGGCAGGATCCGGGCTGAGTAGTCTAAACGGTCAGTCCGGCAATACCCAAACATTTGCGACGCCAGGTGTGACTGGGAATGCTCCCGATTGGTCCTCAGCTGGCAATACCCATACGCTTAATATCCCGCTGGCATCAGCAGCCAATGTAACTGCGGGTTTACTGTCAAATGCAGACTATACGAGTTTTAAAAACAAGGTGAGTGACGTGGCGCCGGGCACTGGCATCGCAGTGTCCTCAGCCAGTGGCACTGCTACCGTAAGCTTAAATAACACAGCCGTCGTCGCTGGGAGCTACACTAGGGCCAATATCACCGTCGATGCCCAGGGGCGTTTGACGGGAGCGGTGAGTGCTGCGGCGATCGTGGATAGCGATATTGCGGCAAACGCTGCGATTGCTCAAAATAAAATCTCAGGCCTGAGCACTTCACTAGCGGGTAAAGAAAACACCGTCTCTGCTGGCACCAGCACGCAGTACTACCGCGGTGACAAGTCGTGGCAGGAACTTAATACGTCCTCAGTCACTGAGAGTGGCACGAGCCTCTACTACAACGATGCACGCGCACGGAGTGCCCTGAGTGGCACAGCTCCCGTTACCTACAGTGTGATGAGTGGAGCCATTGGTATCACCCAGGCTGGCAGTGCTGCTAACGGTTATCTTTCGTCCACAGACTGGAACGCGTTTAATGCTAAGCAAAATGCGCTTGGTTACACTCCGCTCAATAAGGCGGGCGATACTCTGAGCGGGGCGCTCGATGCTGGTGGATCCGACATATCGAACACCGGTAACATCCAATTGGCGGCCGCGAAAACTCTAGGCTTCGGTGTATATGCTACCGATCCCACGGGACTAGGCGCCGGAGATAAAGGCAAGACTTGGTACAACTCAACCACGAGTCAGGTTAAGTACTGGGACGGCTCTGCAGCGATAGCGTTGGGCGCCACTGGCGGTGAAAACTGGGCTGCACCAGGAGCCATCGGGGCGACGACACCAAACTCAGGTGCATTCACAAACGTTACAAGTAATGCGCAGTCCGGTTACGAGGCCAAACCGTACGGTGCCAACGCTGGCAACACAGGTGAGGTGCGCTTCACCGAGCTAACATCCGGTGGCACCAATTACGTCGGCTTCAAAGCGCCTGACGCCATTGGTGCCAATAAAGTTTGGGTGCTTCCAGCAGTAGATGGTAACGCAGGACAGGTCCTAAAGACCGATGGTGCCGGTAACTTGGGCTGGGTATCACCGACGTCTGGTACGGTCACAAGTGTGGGTATCACAGCGCCCGCAGCGGGCGTGACGGTCAGTGGCGGTCCGATTACGGGATCTGGAAACATGACCCTAGCGCTGGCTAACGACCTCGCAGCGGTCGAGAACATAGCGACCACCGGTGGCGTTGAGCGCACGGCTACTGATACTTGGTCGACCTATACGCTCACCGCCGCTGGTAAGGCACTACTTGACGATGCCGATGCGACAGCGCAGAGAATAACTTTGGGTCTGGGTGTGCTAGCGACTGCGGCAGCTGTGTCTGGAGGTGTAGCGGGCACGATCACGGACGGTACTATTACCGATGCTGATCTTTCAGCTTCAGCGAGTATTGGCGATGCAAAACTGGCAACGATCACGACTGCCGGTAAAGTGTCGGGGGCAGCGATTACCTCAGGGACAATTGGGGGATCAACTGGGATCAATACGTCTGGGAACTTGCTGACCAGTGGGAGTGTGGGGATTGGGACCACAGCGCCTAATTCTAGACTAGAAGTGCAGGGAAAAGTCACGATCTTTAATTCAAGTGGATCTACTGGTGCAGATGCCCTCACTTTGGGTGTGACTGGGTCCAGTAAATATCTTTTTGCTCAGTACGATACAACAGCGGATGCCGGCCGCATTGGGGCTTACGACTCCGCTGGATCTGGTGCGATAAAGAACTTATATCTCGCTGCGAGCAACGTTGGGATTGGGACCACCGCCCCAAGTTCGACTCTTACAGTTAATGGAACCATCGAATCGACTACGGGAGGGATAAAGTTTCCCGACGGTAGTGTCCAAAGCACCTCTGCGACCGGCGGTTCACAAAATATTGCATCAACTGAATTTACTTCCACATTCACCACAACATCGTCAAGCTGGGTCGATGTCACCGGCTTCAGTGTGACGATCACGCCTTCGCGTACAGACAGTAAGATACTTTTGTTTGCCAACGTCGTGGCTGGGTTGAATGGCGCCGGATCAGCGGCGTTTCGTCTATTGAGGGGATCCACTGCTATCGCCGTA encodes the following:
- a CDS encoding FtsX-like permease family protein, whose protein sequence is MLLQKSLQCYGREALTHIFSSKSMSVTTFIAKRYMQAGRDNRFFSWISVLTIAGVAIGVAAMIVVWSVINGFESELRRRFLEANAHIMAYRFPHGISNGDHWIEDINKDFKNVVTGVSLFVHYETMARKDSILHGVLVRGTDPKMRESVQSLAPITRPKGAIDILQQEISDAATGKAPPELPSVIIGSGLLSLLSAKVGDTIELVEPTKESLAAMKPFKVVGVYDSGLKHYDNKLVLMSLPTAQRFFNMGKKVTGLEIGLEKPWDSPKIAEQMSAKYTLSIKEWQSFNRPLFEAMQMERVVILLITGLIAGVAGFNILTTIFVAVSQRQRDISILKALGATNRQVLTLFIKQGVYIGIIGGLIGMVLAMAISAILERYQFVD
- a CDS encoding DUF393 domain-containing protein; protein product: MSEALPHVLVFFDGDCVTCHRAVMFLMRRRARQRFRFVSLHLLAGTSWEQAIKQQLDLDLTSSIVVAKDGQLMARSAAVFCLIGELGWPWRLLLVGRIVPRFLRDGIYDAFAKVRYRVFGKAPLATFCEPLPPELRQLVLTEVPRAISLQ
- a CDS encoding 2-dehydropantoate 2-reductase, giving the protein MFVNILVFGAGAVGITFGTALVVAGDAVTMLARGAIADELRSQGMGFGGVVGSHHIDPHKFKVADGLAAALTESYDMILCCTKVANLTSWQDDILTLARANPKAMLVFMQNGWGINAHFAHEIAPERMANAGVQLGITRASLTRVHINSAGDPSDIGRIGFTSNHVVLDQLISHINVGGISCQFAPDIGSALWKKMLYNCTTNAPSALLNVANGGLGGTDGRALMGLIVGEIYGVIHALGYHPPVASPGAFADLMINEMIPLTADHISSMLQDRRQGRPTEIEFLNGAVVKVAESFGLPCFANKTIYHLVRMMQGNV